The nucleotide sequence CACAATGTAACCCTCCTCACCGTAAGGACCCTCTACCTTTTCAATCACTTTCCCGTCTTTGTGAATACTGATATTCGCGCCCTCACGGCTGAATATCGGCTTCATGACGTAATGAGTTAAACGCTTGGCTTTCGGATCATCAGCAAAATAAGCCTCAAGCAGATTTGGATGTCCTGGAAACATCTCCCAAAGCAATGGCAAAATTGCCTTATTCGAAGTGAGGCATTTCCACATTGGCTCAAACCAGTTAACACCCGCAGTGACCAAGTGTTGAGCATATTCTTCACGAAACATGAACTCCCACGGATACAACTTGAACATCGAGTCTATGATCTTGTTATTACTATCCGTAAATTGACCACACTCGCTGAGCCCGATGTCTTCAATGTAGACAAACTCGATATGAATACCGGCATCTTTGGCACAGTCAGCCATGTAATCAACCGAACCTTTGTCTTCTTCCGTACCCTTACAGCAGGCAAAATGAAGCGTGTTGAATGGCAAAAAGGGTTTCAGTTCACAGAAGCGATTAACAAGCAACTCCTGTAGTAAGTTGAACTGATCAGCAGCATGAGGCAATTCACCACGGTTAACCTTATCTTCCAACCACAGCCAGCTAAAAAAACCATGCTCATAAACAGAGGTCGGCGTATCTGAGTTAATTTCCAATAACTTAGCCGGGTTTTTACCATCATAGGCAAAATCAAGGCGACTATAGAGGCTTGGATCTCTGCGCTTCCAAGATCCACGAACCAATGACCACATGGCTTCTGGAATTTGGAATCTAGCCATCAACTCATCACTGTTAACCACGTGCTCTACTGCTTGAAGGCTCAAGCGGTGGATTTCCGCTGTCGGATCTTCAATATGTTCTTCAATCTGCTTGAGAGTAAACTGGTAATAACGGTCTTCCGTCCAGTACGGTTCATTATCGATTGTATGGAAACCAAACCCAAATTCTTTTGCTCGCACTTTCCAATCATGACGAGGTGTTGTTGGGATCTGAAGCATGACATTAACCCTTTGATAATGCTTATTTGAATCTTGGAACAAACCATCTCACAAATGCTTAATGCGGCAATAATGACTCCATGCAAGAGACTGGCCTGAGAATAAAATGCCAGCGCTGGTTAACCACCCCAACTGTATTTAGCGGAAGATGTTGAACCAAAACCACCAGAAGATTTGGTAGTGACAATTGGCTTGCTATCATAACCAGAATAACGGGAATCGCTACTTTTAAACTTTTGTTCCTTTTCACGTATCAAGCGCTCTCGATACATTCTCTCTCTATGCTTACGCGCTGAATAATCACCGATTTCATCAACGATCCCAGATGCGATATAAGCAGTCGATCGGGAGTTCAGTACAGGGTTTATACCTGCAACGACATTTGCATTTGTTCCAACTTGAGGAACTTCTCGTTTCTCCATTGGCAGGCGAACCGTTTCCAGCGGATGCAAATAACGTCGGTTCATCTCGTACTGGATATTGCCAATATCGGAATAATCGCCAATAACCTTACCATCAGCGAAAAAAAGCTTACGGTACAAGTCGCCATAGCCTGATGTTGAGGTAAATAGTGGCTGATAGAACACATTGCGATACTTTTCAGCAATATCGTACTGGTTAAACTGTTCTGGCTTCACCGCCGCCATCATAAAGGCGGCCATCTTCGGTCGATAACCTACGGCCCCCGGCATTGCTTCACACTCACCGTACTCAAGCTCACACATAGCTTTCTGGCGAAATTTCTGCGAAGTACGCTCCGCTTCACGTAATGCCGCTTGGTATGTGGTTTCACATTGAGCAGCGATCGTATTCTTCGGATTATTCTGACAAGACGCCAAATCCTTATAAACATGAATTGACAACTCATCCGCCGATTGACCACAACCCACGAGTGAACCAACACTGAGCGCCAATGATGTGAATGAGAAACCACGCCAATATTTACGTTTACTCTCAATGTTAATGGCGGTGCTGCGCATTCTGCGCTTTTTATTCCCGTTCGTCATACAATCCCTAAATCAGTAAGTCATGCAGGCTGCATTTAAAAGACCAACAGAAATTGACACCGACGCCAACACAATCGCAGCAGGGACCTCATTATTCTCAATGCGGGATACAATCTTTGGCATCATGAATATGCGAACCATGAAGAAGCCAGCAATTTGAGCCAACAGCGCAACAACACTCCACATCACGAAATCAATAACACCCACAGAGTTGCTTGCTGCACTTGCAATGGCAATGCTGTAACCAACCAGAGCGCCACCAAGCGATATCGCCGCGGCACTATTCTTCTCTTGTTTGATAAGCTTCCACTCATCATGCGGAGTAATTATTGTGTAGATGAATTTGAAAACGATGAAAAAAACCAGCGCCAGCCCAAAACACAAGCCAAAATTGCCTACACCATGCATAAATTGAGTAAAAGCCTGTTCTTCATTTTCCAATGTGATCATTTATGCCACCACTTTAAAATCAGTTTGGTTAAGTTGAATACCGGTGCTCAGTACCATCAATCTATCCAGGTGACTCCCTACAACTTTTTCTTCTCCCACAACCTGAAGTTCTTCTGTTCTGTTATGAGCAACCTGACGCGTATACACCATCACAAACTGATCAGTTTCGGTTATGTGACCTTCTTTACTGTAAGTTTTTTCGGTAACAGCCACCGGCTTAATGTTGTCCCATAACGGAGAGAACTGGGTACCATCGAGATCATATCGTCTGCTTGGTGTCACGATACCGTTTTCAATCAGCGCATCCCATTGAGCTTGTGAATCGATCGGTTTAGTTTCATAAAAATACCACAAACTCACTTCCTTCACGCCGTCATCCCCTTCACCTTCTTGAAGCACTTGAAGATAACCTTCGTCATCAGTGTAATAACGAACCAAACGCACGTTATCACCTAGATCGACTACACCAACGGAACATATAAGCTGAGTTGAAGCTGCATTTTCGATGGTTAGGTCAGATTCAATCAGTTTCAGCATCAGTGGGTCTATCTCAAGTGCCCCACCGATACGCAAACCTAATACTTCCGGCACCTTTGGAACAGCAGGCGCAACCGTCTTACCCCCGAATGCGCTCTTAAATGCATCTGCGATTTTGGAAAGCATAGAAATATCTCTTGATAGGAAGATCCCACTTTAAAAAGCAGGATCTTGATTTAACAACTGAGTATTTACTTGCCAAGGATACGAGCAAGTTCATCTTCTGCGGACATAGAACTTGACGTTATGCCAGCCTCTTTAAGCTTTTTATCCAGATCGCTAGAAGTCATACTATCGTGGAGCTCCTGCTGAGCCTCGAACTGAGCCGCTTTCTCAGCCTGACGTGACTTGATACGCTCAAGGGAATCAAGGGCGGTAGATGTTTTTGAAGAAGCGCCAACGACAGAACTGTGAGTCGCAGCTTGGGCTTTCTGCACCTGCTCAGTGGCCTTAACCAAATCAACCTGGTTCTCAAGCTGAGACACCTTCTTCTTCGCCTCTTGTACAGTGTGTCGGTGCGTCGTTTCAGCCTTCTGGAACGATTCAAACAACCCTTGTTCTCTTTCCAGTTCATCACGCAGGGTCGCAACTTTCTGAGCACACTCTAAAGCAAGCCCATTATCGCCTTTACCCGCAGCAGAGCGAGCATAACCCTCGTACTCGGTGATACTGTTTTTGATATCCGCAACCTTTTTCTCTGCCATTTTTCGCTTAGCAATGATGCTAACCAAGCTTTCATCCGCACGGCGGATTTCTGCTTTTGCTTCCCGGATTTCCTGATCAAGAATCGTCAGAGCATTGCCATCAGCAACAGCTTCTGCCGCGTTATTTACCGTTCCCTTGATTGCCTTAAAAAGCTTTTTCCACACGTTCATTAATATTTGCCTCTATATTGTTATTTTAGGAACTCAGAATACGCATCAAGAAGTTCAGTGATGTTGGCAAACAACGTAGAGACTTCGATAACAACGCTTTCTTGTTTTGATTCTGATGACAATGAACCAAAAGCAGTATAGTAAGATTGACCCTCTACTTTAGTTATTCCAACTGAAGTCAGAGGAATCATCTTGTGCGTTTCTAAAATAAACTGATTTAAAGAAGCGGGATCTAAAACATTCTCTTCCGAAAACAGTAATGCTTCCACTGTAATTTGCCTGCCACAAATAGCCAGATGTGCTTTAATTCCGTCTTCATTAGTAATTGCAAGACATTCACCTATTTGCTCTACACTCCAGTTATTACCGGATTCATTAAGCGCTTTAATCACTTGATTTAATTCCAAACTATCTACTCCACTGGTTTGTTTTATCATTAAAATCAGTATATTAAGTTTAAATTATCATCAGATTAAACATTTTTCAATAAGTATTGCGTTAAAATAGCCCAGTATTAAACCTAAGATATTCATAAGCATGGTAAATACTAAAAACGCATAAAACCTTAAATATAGCATTACTTAACATTATTAAAACTTTATACCCTTTGCTAAGTGACTTTGTGCTATCTCAATACCTCTTGCACAAAACACCATTAGAATACTCGCATGAAAAAACTTATCCTGGTGGATGATTAAAACCACTCTTAGCTAACCCGAATTCTGGATAAGAAATTGACGAGAAGCCTGTTCCAGGAGCAAAGTTTTGGTGTGCACCAAAAACAGCTCCGAGGGGGGAACAGGCTATGGACAACTTAGTTGAAATTTTCTGTGATGTCGATGATTTTTGCCGTTTTTTCATCCCTCAATGGGAACAATTTTGTCTCGATAGCGGGCATCGTTTACGCCGCCGACAAGGTCATATGTATCCCAGTGAAATCATGACCATTTTGATCCTTTTTCATATGTCGCATTACCGTGATTTTAAACATTTTTATCTAGAACATATTTGGAAATATCACCATAAGGATTTTCCAACCTTGCTTAGCTATCCTCGTTTTGTCAGTGTGGCTCCTTCCGTTTTGGTGCCATTATGCAGCTATCTGACTCAATTAAAAGGGAAACCCACAGGCATTGCTTTTATTGATTCCACCCGTTTGAGTGTCTGCCATAACATTCGCATCCCTCGACATAAGGTCTTTGCGGGGATAGCAAAGCGCGGAAAAAATTCAATGGGCTGGTTTTACGGTTTCAAATTACACCTGGTTGTCAATCATCAGGGTGAAATTCTCGCGCTTAAAGTGACTCCGGGTAATGTGGATGATCGGGAACCTGTTCGTGAATTATCAAAAGAATTAACGGGTTCTCTTTACGGTGACAAAGGTTACCTCAGCCAGGAATTGGCGGACGATTTAGCTAAAACCGATGTCACTTTCATCACGAAAAAACGGCGTAACATGAAAGCGAGTATGCAAGCTGAGTGGGATAAGATAATGTTAAAAAAGCGTTTTATCATTGAAACGATTAATGGGCAATTAAAAACTCTTTCTCAAATAGAGCATTCCCGCCACCGAAGTATAAAAGGCTTTCTGTTGTGCGTTTTAGGTGGATTGATTGCTTACTGCCTTAAATTGAAGAAGCCATCACTGAAAGTTTTCTACTCAGAAGACGATTTTTCAATGACGGATTAAGCAGAATTCGGGTTAGCTAAGGTTGCTTTATAGCCTTGGCATATCACAGTAAATAGAGCATTGCAGGGTAAAATAAAAACTTCCAGTAAAATCAACCGATATTGATAAAAGTATCCATTTTGGTTATCAACCCATTTAACCTTCTATACCCGTCATCTTTCAAGTTGCTTCTTTGTTGGCTGCACTCTCTCACCCCGGTCATATAGTTATCTATGCTCCCGGGGATTCGCTCCCTTGCCGCCGCGATCCATCTTGAAATCCATAGGGTATAATATTGAAGCTAAAATCTTTTTCAAATTCCCGTTTATCTCCGATATAAAAAACCTTTTCTACTTAGCATTTTTTACATTCAACAGAGATTAGCCTTATGCATTAACTATCAGATTTAACCTTTATTTACCGCCATAATCTTTTCATCACCATTTCAAGTATCTGTTTTCACTTCATTTGAAAACTAAGAAAGCCGATTTACACAATAAACAGAAAAGTAATAATGATAAAGATTAAAAGGGTGATAAAACGTTTATATTTTTACTATTTTACATTGAGATATCTTTTAACGACAGACAGTTAGGTTAACTGACAACAAAAACTTATCGGATTTATCCAGAAGCATTCAGTTTATAAAACCCTCGGTTAAATAAAGTTTAATATCTATCAATGATAACCACGATGTTATTTAACATCCGAGAATTATTTTACCTTTTCTTTTTTAATCGCGCTTTACTCACTTCCCAGACATACCGATTAAGCACTTTTTCAGTCAGTCCCAACAATCAAAAGGCCAAGACTTTACCCGCAATCTACGGCTCCCTTCATTTTTAAGGGAGCCCGTTTTAATCATTCTTTAATGTGGACAGATTTACCATTAAAAGTAACAACCTGCCCGGCTATCGCTTTGTAACGTTTACGGGTTTCTATCTGATTATTGACTTTAACCAAACCTTCAGCAATAACCGCTTTAGCGCTAGCGCCACTTTCACTCCACCCCTGAAACTTCAACAGATCACACAACGCCACATAAGGGTGACCTTCTAAATAAAAAATTTCCATTAACAACCTTCAATTCTTTCCACATCGTGATATTCCTCGCAGGCTTGCAAGGTATTCTGGATAAGTGTAGCGACTGTCATTGGGCCAACCCCTCCAGGCACCGGCGAGATCCAGCTTGCCCGCTCTGATGCAGTTTCAAAATCAACATCACCAATCACTTTGCCATCTTCCAGGCGATTAATTCCGACATCAATAACAATAGCGCCGGGTTTAATCCACTCTCCGGGGATAAAGTTTGGTTTACCGACCGCCACAATGAGTAAATCTGCCTGCTCCACATGGTGACGTAAATCTTTAGTAAAGCGATGAGTCACCGTGGTAGTACAGCCAGCCAATAACAGCTCCAAGCTCATTGGACGACCAACAATATTTGAAGCGCCGATAATGACAGCATTCAGCCCATAAGTATTAATTCCACAACGCTCAAGCAACGTTGCGATACCGCGTGGAGTACAGGGACGCAGCTTTGGCGCGCGTTGACACAAACGACCAATATTATAGGGATGGAAGCCATCAACATCCTTATCAGGCTGGATACGTTCCAAAACTTTGACGTTATCAATACCGGCAGGTAAAGGGAGCTGAACCAAAATACCATCAATATCTGAATCATTATTAAGCTGATCGATAAGATTCAACAATTCTGCTTCGCTGGTGGTATCTGGCAGGTCATAGGAACGGGAAACAAACCCGACTTCCTCACAGGCACGACGTTTGCTTGCGACATAAATTTGAGAAGCCGGGTTTTCGCCGACTAAAACAACGGCAAGACCGGGAGCACGTCTTCCCGCAGCAACACGTTGTTGAACACGCACTGCGACTTCACTTCTGATTGTCTGCGCAATCGTTTTCCCATCAATAATTTTTGCTGGCATGTACGAATAAATCCATAAATCAAACATTGGGATACTGCCTATTTTGTCAGAACATGAACGTGCTGTCAGTTTTATTGATAATCAGAAAATAGCCAGATGAAGATTTATAAGCAGAAAAGCCATTGACTCAAGGAGTTGTCACCGTATAATCTCTCCCCGCATCAGAGCATTACTGATGCAGCTCATCTCTCAAGATGCGCCCTTAGCTCAGCTGGATAGAGCAACGGCCTTCTAAGCCGTAGGTCACAGGTTCGAATCCTGTAGGGCGCAAAACCCATAAAACCCCAGTAAATACGCAAAGTTAAGCTTTCCTTTGCTTATACTTATACTTACCGGAATACCATCGAATTGAGAGAATCAGAATGGACTGAATTCGATTTTGATAAAGATATCTGGCAAATACCCGCTGAACGAATAAAAATACGTCACCCTCACATCGTCCCGCTATCAAATCAGGTTAAAGCCATTCTTATCAAGCTGCACAAGCGCAGGAAATACGTTTTCCCCGGTCATAACGATGCGGGTAAGCCAATGAGTGAAACTGCTATTAATCAGGTTATTAAGCGTATTGTCTATGATGATTCGCAGTAACCTGAACCTGAATATTGGTACTGCTATCGAATGGCTGCCAAAACCGACAAGGGATAACCTGCCAGAAGAGTAATTTTTTCTTAACGTAGGTATTTTTCAGTTCTCCGAGTTAAGCAAACCAAAATTAGTCTGTCATATCAAGTTGCTATGAGCAAAATACAGGACAGGATTGCCTATCAGTGTTGGAAGCAGTCCCAAATGACCCAGATATGACGACTAAACTTGTCGCGATTCAAAATGATGAGAACGTCTTTACTCGTTATAATACTGGGATGATTATGGGCCGATGGCCATTCAAAAACGTATTAAAAGTGGAGTTTCACAATGACAAGTACCCAACAACGCGCCGAACTACAGCGTCAAATCTGGCAAATTGCCAACGATGTGAGAGGTTCAGTTGATGGCTGGGATTTCAAACAGTACGTACTAGGTACGCTGTTTTATCGCTTTATAAGTGAAAACTTTGCAAACTACATTGAAGGCGGTGATGAGAGCATTAACTATGCCGAGCTTTCAGATGCTGTTATCACTGACGATATTAAAGATGATGCTATTAAAACCAAAGGCTATTTTATTTATCCAAGCCAGCTGTTTGCTAATATTGCCGAAAATGCTAATAAAAATGATAACTTAAACAAAGACTTAAATAGCATTTTCGTCGCTATTGAAAGCTCAGCCAACGGCTACCCATCTGAAGCCGAGATTAAGGGTCTTTTTGCCGATTTTGACACCACCAGTAACCGTTTAGGTAATACCGTTAAAGACAAAAATACGCGTTTAGCCGCAGTCTTGAAAGGCGTGGCAGGGCTTAAATTTGGTCAGTTTGAAAGTAACAAAATAGATCTGTTTGGTGATGCTTACGAGTTTTTAATCTCTAACTATGCCGCTAATGCAGGTAAATCAGGCGGTGAATTTTTTACACCACAACACGTTTCCAGGCTAATCGCTCAGCTCGCCATGCACGGGCAAACCAGCGTGAATAAAATCTATGATCCCGCCGCAGGTTCGGGCTCTCTGCTATTACAAGCCAAAAAACACTTCGATGCCCACATTATTGAAGACGGTTTCTTTGGTCAGGAGATTAACCATACCACCTATAATCTTGCGCGTATGAATATGTTTTTACACAACATTAACTACGACAAGTTTAATATTATGTTGGGCAACACCTTAACCGAACCGCATTTTGGTGATGACAAACCGTTCGATGCCATCGTCTCTAATCCACCGTATTCGGTGAAATGGATTGGCAGTGATGATCCAACACTGATTAACGATGACCGCTTTGCTCCCGCTGGCGTACTAGCGCCGAAGTCCAAAGCCGACTTTGCCTTTGTTCTGCACGCATTGAGTTACTTATCCAGCAAAGGCCGCGCGGCAATTGTTTGCTTCCCGGGTATTTTTTACCGTGGTGGAGCTGAGCAGAAAATCCGCAAA is from Photorhabdus laumondii subsp. laumondii and encodes:
- a CDS encoding glutathionylspermidine synthase family protein, with amino-acid sequence MLQIPTTPRHDWKVRAKEFGFGFHTIDNEPYWTEDRYYQFTLKQIEEHIEDPTAEIHRLSLQAVEHVVNSDELMARFQIPEAMWSLVRGSWKRRDPSLYSRLDFAYDGKNPAKLLEINSDTPTSVYEHGFFSWLWLEDKVNRGELPHAADQFNLLQELLVNRFCELKPFLPFNTLHFACCKGTEEDKGSVDYMADCAKDAGIHIEFVYIEDIGLSECGQFTDSNNKIIDSMFKLYPWEFMFREEYAQHLVTAGVNWFEPMWKCLTSNKAILPLLWEMFPGHPNLLEAYFADDPKAKRLTHYVMKPIFSREGANISIHKDGKVIEKVEGPYGEEGYIVQQYTPLPKIGNSHVLIGSWLVNDTPAGLSVREDIGRITKDTSRFVPHIILG
- a CDS encoding DUF1190 domain-containing protein, yielding MTNGNKKRRMRSTAINIESKRKYWRGFSFTSLALSVGSLVGCGQSADELSIHVYKDLASCQNNPKNTIAAQCETTYQAALREAERTSQKFRQKAMCELEYGECEAMPGAVGYRPKMAAFMMAAVKPEQFNQYDIAEKYRNVFYQPLFTSTSGYGDLYRKLFFADGKVIGDYSDIGNIQYEMNRRYLHPLETVRLPMEKREVPQVGTNANVVAGINPVLNSRSTAYIASGIVDEIGDYSARKHRERMYRERLIREKEQKFKSSDSRYSGYDSKPIVTTKSSGGFGSTSSAKYSWGG
- a CDS encoding DUF350 domain-containing protein is translated as MITLENEEQAFTQFMHGVGNFGLCFGLALVFFIVFKFIYTIITPHDEWKLIKQEKNSAAAISLGGALVGYSIAIASAASNSVGVIDFVMWSVVALLAQIAGFFMVRIFMMPKIVSRIENNEVPAAIVLASVSISVGLLNAACMTY
- a CDS encoding YjfK family protein, whose translation is MLSKIADAFKSAFGGKTVAPAVPKVPEVLGLRIGGALEIDPLMLKLIESDLTIENAASTQLICSVGVVDLGDNVRLVRYYTDDEGYLQVLQEGEGDDGVKEVSLWYFYETKPIDSQAQWDALIENGIVTPSRRYDLDGTQFSPLWDNIKPVAVTEKTYSKEGHITETDQFVMVYTRQVAHNRTEELQVVGEEKVVGSHLDRLMVLSTGIQLNQTDFKVVA
- a CDS encoding PspA/IM30 family protein, which encodes MNVWKKLFKAIKGTVNNAAEAVADGNALTILDQEIREAKAEIRRADESLVSIIAKRKMAEKKVADIKNSITEYEGYARSAAGKGDNGLALECAQKVATLRDELEREQGLFESFQKAETTHRHTVQEAKKKVSQLENQVDLVKATEQVQKAQAATHSSVVGASSKTSTALDSLERIKSRQAEKAAQFEAQQELHDSMTSSDLDKKLKEAGITSSSMSAEDELARILGK
- a CDS encoding DUF2170 family protein, whose product is MELNQVIKALNESGNNWSVEQIGECLAITNEDGIKAHLAICGRQITVEALLFSEENVLDPASLNQFILETHKMIPLTSVGITKVEGQSYYTAFGSLSSESKQESVVIEVSTLFANITELLDAYSEFLK
- a CDS encoding IS982-like element ISPlu6 family transposase; its protein translation is MDNLVEIFCDVDDFCRFFIPQWEQFCLDSGHRLRRRQGHMYPSEIMTILILFHMSHYRDFKHFYLEHIWKYHHKDFPTLLSYPRFVSVAPSVLVPLCSYLTQLKGKPTGIAFIDSTRLSVCHNIRIPRHKVFAGIAKRGKNSMGWFYGFKLHLVVNHQGEILALKVTPGNVDDREPVRELSKELTGSLYGDKGYLSQELADDLAKTDVTFITKKRRNMKASMQAEWDKIMLKKRFIIETINGQLKTLSQIEHSRHRSIKGFLLCVLGGLIAYCLKLKKPSLKVFYSEDDFSMTD
- the ybcJ gene encoding ribosome-associated protein YbcJ; this encodes MEIFYLEGHPYVALCDLLKFQGWSESGASAKAVIAEGLVKVNNQIETRKRYKAIAGQVVTFNGKSVHIKE
- the folD gene encoding bifunctional methylenetetrahydrofolate dehydrogenase/methenyltetrahydrofolate cyclohydrolase FolD, whose amino-acid sequence is MPAKIIDGKTIAQTIRSEVAVRVQQRVAAGRRAPGLAVVLVGENPASQIYVASKRRACEEVGFVSRSYDLPDTTSEAELLNLIDQLNNDSDIDGILVQLPLPAGIDNVKVLERIQPDKDVDGFHPYNIGRLCQRAPKLRPCTPRGIATLLERCGINTYGLNAVIIGASNIVGRPMSLELLLAGCTTTVTHRFTKDLRHHVEQADLLIVAVGKPNFIPGEWIKPGAIVIDVGINRLEDGKVIGDVDFETASERASWISPVPGGVGPMTVATLIQNTLQACEEYHDVERIEGC
- a CDS encoding type I restriction-modification system subunit M; translation: MTSTQQRAELQRQIWQIANDVRGSVDGWDFKQYVLGTLFYRFISENFANYIEGGDESINYAELSDAVITDDIKDDAIKTKGYFIYPSQLFANIAENANKNDNLNKDLNSIFVAIESSANGYPSEAEIKGLFADFDTTSNRLGNTVKDKNTRLAAVLKGVAGLKFGQFESNKIDLFGDAYEFLISNYAANAGKSGGEFFTPQHVSRLIAQLAMHGQTSVNKIYDPAAGSGSLLLQAKKHFDAHIIEDGFFGQEINHTTYNLARMNMFLHNINYDKFNIMLGNTLTEPHFGDDKPFDAIVSNPPYSVKWIGSDDPTLINDDRFAPAGVLAPKSKADFAFVLHALSYLSSKGRAAIVCFPGIFYRGGAEQKIRKYLVDNNYVETVISLAPNLFFGTTIAVNILVLSKHKTDTTTQFIDASPLFKKETNNNILTDNHIEQIMQVFDSKDDVEHFAKSVSFEAIAANDYNLSVSSYVEARDNREVIDITKLNAELKTTVKKIDQLRMDIDAIVAEIEGTENKA